In uncultured Bacteroides sp., the following proteins share a genomic window:
- a CDS encoding (Fe-S)-binding protein yields MKIGLFIPCYINAIYPQVGVASYRLLKSLGLEVDYPLDQTCCGQPMANGGFEGEALQLARRFDNLFKDYDYIVGPSASCVAFVKENHAGILAKEHHECTSSGKIYDICEFIHDIVKPTKLNAKFPHKVSIHNSCHGVRELYLSSSSEMNVPYYSKLRDLLSLVEGVQIFEPSHVDECCGFGGMFAIEEPEISVCMGQDKVKDHIETGAEYITGADSSCLMHMEGVIKREKLPIKTIHIVEILASQL; encoded by the coding sequence ATGAAAATTGGTTTGTTTATCCCTTGCTACATTAATGCAATCTATCCTCAGGTGGGTGTGGCATCTTACAGATTGCTGAAGAGTTTGGGCCTTGAAGTAGACTATCCGCTGGACCAGACCTGTTGCGGACAGCCAATGGCGAATGGAGGATTTGAGGGAGAGGCGCTTCAATTGGCAAGGCGCTTTGATAATTTGTTTAAAGATTACGACTATATTGTAGGGCCATCTGCCAGTTGTGTGGCATTTGTGAAAGAGAATCACGCGGGTATACTGGCAAAAGAGCATCATGAATGTACCAGCTCAGGCAAAATATACGATATCTGTGAATTTATTCACGATATAGTGAAACCTACGAAGCTAAATGCTAAGTTTCCTCACAAAGTCAGCATTCATAATAGTTGCCATGGGGTGCGCGAACTTTACCTCTCTTCATCGAGTGAGATGAATGTTCCTTATTATTCCAAACTGCGTGATTTACTTTCATTGGTGGAAGGTGTGCAGATCTTCGAACCAAGTCATGTGGATGAGTGCTGCGGTTTTGGAGGAATGTTTGCTATTGAAGAACCCGAAATTTCCGTTTGTATGGGGCAGGATAAAGTAAAAGACCATATTGAAACCGGTGCGGAATACATAACAGGGGCAGACAGCTCTTGTCTGATGCACATGGAAGGAGTGATAAAACGGGAGAAACTCCCTATTAAAACAATTCACATTGTAGAAATTTTAGCTTCACAATTATGA
- a CDS encoding nucleosidase yields MLKVLITHAVNDELITVNLPDCEVKYVRTGIGKVKATIRLMDALAQECPDVVVNIGTAGTLDHSVGDVFVCRHFIDRDLQKVECLGLEHEINSSALLIDKGYCCDWKPEGVCNTGDSFLTETAGSHGDVFDMEAFAQAQVCQMKNIPFISVKYVTDKIGENSIKHWEDKLADAREGLSSFLNNLSLA; encoded by the coding sequence ATGCTGAAAGTCTTGATAACTCATGCCGTGAACGACGAACTGATCACGGTAAATTTGCCTGATTGTGAGGTTAAATACGTGCGTACCGGTATTGGAAAGGTGAAAGCAACTATCCGTTTGATGGATGCTTTGGCGCAGGAATGTCCGGATGTGGTGGTAAACATTGGAACCGCAGGTACGTTGGATCACAGCGTGGGCGATGTATTTGTATGTCGACACTTCATTGACCGCGATCTTCAGAAAGTTGAATGTCTGGGTCTGGAGCACGAAATAAATTCTTCTGCTTTGCTTATTGATAAAGGGTATTGCTGTGACTGGAAACCAGAAGGTGTATGTAATACGGGAGATAGTTTCCTGACCGAGACAGCCGGTTCACACGGTGATGTATTCGATATGGAAGCTTTTGCTCAGGCACAAGTGTGCCAAATGAAGAACATTCCTTTTATTTCCGTAAAATATGTAACTGATAAGATTGGTGAGAACTCCATTAAACACTGGGAAGACAAACTGGCTGATGCTCGTGAAGGATTGAGTAGCTTTCTGAATAACCTTTCTTTGGCCTGA
- a CDS encoding L-lactate permease, with protein sequence MELFWAVIPVLLLIVLMAFLKMPGDKSSVISLVVTILIAFLAFHAKADTIFFSFLYGALKAISPILIIILMAIFSYNILLHTKKMEIIKQQFTSISSDKSVQVLLLTWGFGGLLEAMAGFGTAVAIPAAILISLGFKPIFSAVVSLIANSVATAFGAIGTPVLVLAKETNLNVLHLSANVVLQLSVLMFLIPLILLFLTDPKVKSLPRNLFLALLVGGVSFVGQFVAARYMGAESPAIIGSILSIIVIVTYGKLIAKKDQVATKSPKLKDVANAWSVYLLILFLIILSSPLFPSLRHILSTHLVTNIVLPINGHDTAYSISWLTHAGVLLFIGTFVGGLIQGATVKNIFAVLWRTFTLLRKTFVTVICLVALSTIMDKAGMIGVIAIALATATGALYPLFAPFIGCLGTFITGSDTSSNILFGKLQSTVAGHISVNPEWLAAANTVGATGGKIISPQSIAIATSACGQQGKEGDILKAAIPYALMYVVITGLLVYIFS encoded by the coding sequence ATGGAACTATTTTGGGCTGTTATTCCCGTTTTACTCCTCATTGTTTTAATGGCATTCTTAAAAATGCCGGGAGATAAAAGTAGTGTAATCTCACTTGTTGTGACTATCTTGATTGCATTTTTGGCATTTCATGCCAAGGCAGATACAATTTTCTTTTCATTTCTGTACGGAGCATTAAAAGCTATTTCTCCTATTCTGATTATTATATTGATGGCAATATTCAGTTATAACATATTGCTGCATACTAAAAAGATGGAGATCATCAAACAACAGTTTACCTCTATCTCGTCAGATAAAAGCGTTCAGGTGTTATTACTCACCTGGGGATTTGGAGGATTGTTGGAAGCAATGGCCGGATTTGGCACAGCTGTGGCCATTCCTGCTGCTATCCTTATAAGTCTGGGGTTTAAGCCGATATTTTCTGCCGTGGTCAGTCTGATTGCAAACAGTGTGGCTACTGCTTTTGGAGCTATTGGTACTCCGGTGTTGGTACTTGCCAAAGAAACCAATCTTAATGTTTTGCATTTAAGTGCCAATGTGGTGCTGCAACTCTCCGTGCTGATGTTTCTGATTCCTCTAATCTTGCTGTTTCTCACCGATCCGAAAGTTAAATCTTTGCCACGGAATCTTTTCCTGGCTTTGCTGGTAGGAGGAGTCTCTTTTGTGGGACAGTTTGTCGCTGCCCGTTATATGGGAGCCGAATCTCCGGCAATAATAGGAAGCATACTTTCTATTATTGTGATTGTGACTTACGGTAAACTGATTGCAAAGAAAGATCAGGTGGCTACAAAGAGCCCAAAACTAAAGGATGTGGCTAATGCGTGGAGTGTTTATCTACTCATTCTGTTCCTTATTATCCTGAGCAGTCCGCTGTTTCCTTCCCTTCGCCATATATTAAGTACTCATCTGGTTACAAATATAGTGTTACCTATTAATGGTCATGATACCGCTTATTCAATTTCCTGGCTTACACATGCCGGAGTTTTATTATTTATTGGTACATTTGTGGGTGGACTTATTCAGGGAGCAACAGTAAAGAATATATTTGCTGTGTTATGGCGTACCTTTACTTTACTGAGAAAAACCTTCGTGACCGTCATTTGTCTGGTTGCTTTATCCACTATAATGGACAAAGCGGGGATGATTGGTGTGATTGCAATAGCTTTGGCTACAGCTACTGGAGCTCTTTATCCGCTTTTTGCACCGTTCATTGGATGTCTCGGAACCTTTATAACGGGTAGTGATACCTCTTCCAACATCCTTTTCGGTAAGCTTCAGTCCACAGTGGCCGGACATATTTCTGTGAATCCGGAATGGCTTGCTGCAGCTAATACAGTGGGGGCAACAGGAGGTAAGATTATTTCTCCGCAAAGTATTGCAATTGCCACTTCCGCTTGCGGGCAACAAGGAAAGGAAGGTGACATTTTGAAAGCAGCTATTCCTTATGCTCTGATGTACGTGGTTATTACCGGGCTACTTGTGTATATTTTTAGTTAG
- a CDS encoding lactate utilization protein B: protein MSTKHSIAAAKFVANKKQAAWHNETLWMVRAKRDKMSKDIPEWEQLRDLACNIKLYSNSHLEQLLQEFEKNATANGAIVHWAKDAKEHNEIVLSILRDHDVKHFVKSKSMLAEECELNPFLIEKGIEVVETDLGERILQLMDVPPSHIVLPAIHIKREQVGELFEEKLGTEKGNSDPTYLTRAARKHLRDKFLNADAAMTGANFAVASTGDIVVCTNEGNADMGTSCPKIHIAIMGMEKIVPDQESLGVFTRLLARSATGQPVTSYTSHYRKPREGGEFHIIIVDNGRSKILGQPDHIKTLNCIRCGACMNTCPVYRRSGGYSYTYFIPGPIGINLGMLYSATEYFDNLSACSLCLSCSHVCPVKVDLGEQIYRWRQEMDKIGKASKEKKVMSAGMKFLMERPILFNSALWMSPVVNVLPRFLKYNSLNEWGKGRELPEFAKESFNEMWKKNKVK, encoded by the coding sequence ATGAGTACCAAACATTCCATAGCGGCAGCTAAGTTTGTCGCAAACAAGAAACAGGCAGCCTGGCATAATGAAACCCTCTGGATGGTGCGAGCCAAGAGAGATAAAATGAGTAAAGATATCCCGGAATGGGAACAACTCAGAGATTTGGCGTGTAACATAAAGCTATACTCAAACAGTCATCTGGAACAATTGTTGCAGGAGTTCGAGAAAAATGCAACGGCCAATGGTGCAATTGTTCACTGGGCAAAAGATGCGAAAGAGCATAACGAAATAGTTCTCAGTATTCTTCGTGATCATGATGTGAAGCATTTTGTGAAAAGCAAATCAATGCTGGCAGAAGAGTGCGAATTAAATCCATTTCTCATAGAAAAAGGCATTGAAGTTGTGGAAACAGATTTAGGTGAACGTATCCTTCAATTGATGGATGTTCCGCCCAGTCACATCGTTCTTCCGGCTATTCACATTAAGCGTGAGCAGGTAGGTGAGCTTTTTGAAGAGAAATTAGGAACAGAGAAAGGGAATTCTGATCCAACTTATCTAACTCGTGCCGCACGTAAACATCTGCGTGATAAGTTCCTGAATGCAGATGCTGCAATGACCGGAGCCAATTTTGCCGTGGCATCCACGGGAGATATTGTGGTTTGCACAAATGAAGGGAATGCGGATATGGGTACTTCCTGTCCTAAAATTCATATTGCAATCATGGGAATGGAGAAGATTGTTCCGGATCAGGAATCGTTGGGCGTATTTACCCGTCTACTGGCTCGTTCAGCTACCGGGCAACCCGTAACTTCCTATACTTCGCATTACCGCAAACCTCGTGAAGGAGGTGAATTTCATATCATTATAGTAGATAACGGAAGAAGTAAGATTCTTGGTCAACCGGATCATATCAAAACCCTGAACTGCATCCGTTGCGGTGCTTGTATGAATACTTGCCCTGTTTATCGTCGTAGTGGCGGTTATTCATATACCTACTTTATTCCCGGTCCTATTGGTATAAATCTGGGAATGCTTTATTCGGCTACAGAATATTTTGATAATCTGTCCGCCTGCTCTCTTTGTCTTTCTTGTTCACACGTCTGTCCGGTTAAGGTAGACTTGGGCGAACAAATCTATCGTTGGAGGCAAGAAATGGATAAGATAGGGAAAGCCAGCAAAGAGAAAAAGGTAATGTCTGCTGGCATGAAGTTTCTAATGGAACGCCCTATACTATTTAATTCTGCGCTTTGGATGTCTCCTGTAGTGAATGTCTTGCCTCGTTTCCTTAAATATAACTCTTTGAACGAATGGGGAAAAGGACGTGAGCTTCCTGAGTTTGCAAAAGAGTCCTTCAATGAGATGTGGAAAAAGAATAAAGTAAAATAA
- a CDS encoding P-II family nitrogen regulator, with translation MKRIEAIIRKAKFSDVRKALREADIEFLSWWDVKGQGNARQGLIFRGVAYDISAIDRICISFVVRNINLDKSIDAILRAAYTGESGDGRIFISSIEESIRIRTGDRGDESLYDKDKK, from the coding sequence ATGAAGAGAATTGAAGCAATTATTCGCAAAGCAAAATTTAGTGATGTACGTAAGGCTTTACGTGAGGCCGATATCGAATTCTTATCATGGTGGGATGTAAAAGGTCAGGGTAATGCCCGCCAAGGTCTTATTTTTAGAGGTGTAGCATATGATATCAGTGCAATTGATCGTATCTGCATTTCATTCGTAGTCAGAAATATTAATCTGGATAAATCAATTGATGCCATATTGAGAGCTGCTTATACAGGAGAAAGTGGCGATGGCAGAATCTTTATTTCAAGTATAGAAGAGTCAATACGTATACGTACCGGAGATAGAGGAGATGAATCTTTGTATGATAAAGATAAGAAATAA
- a CDS encoding ammonium transporter, with the protein MTAATASPVVAQSAATLDSGNTAWMIVATILVLLMTIPGLALFYGGLVRKKNILSVLMQCLILTGVISIIWIAFGYSWVFGTSFAASGNPLSFIIGGFDKVFLHGITLKSLSTGNIPETLFALYQCMFAVITPALIIGAFAERIKFKGFLVYAILWSVIVYNPMAHWVWGGGWMQKMGALDFAGGTVVHINAGISALVMAIMLGCRKGYKARESVLTPNSTPFVFIGTALLWLGWIGFNAGSGLAADGLAANAFLVTHFAACVSAIVWMSLEWIINKKPTVIGFCTGAVGGLVAITPAAGSCDVLGAFFIGLITPIICFIMVAYVKPKLKYDDTLDAFGVHGVGGIIGSILTGVFATRVVTGGGGAQGALYGDWHQLWVQILVTLATIVYSAVLTIILFYIVNKTIGLRVTKEEESVGLDISQHGEIAYDEEE; encoded by the coding sequence ATGACTGCTGCTACTGCATCTCCGGTTGTTGCACAATCTGCAGCTACATTAGACTCAGGGAATACTGCCTGGATGATTGTTGCAACCATTCTGGTATTGTTAATGACTATTCCTGGGCTAGCTCTTTTTTATGGTGGGCTAGTACGAAAAAAGAATATACTTAGCGTTTTGATGCAATGTCTTATTCTTACAGGTGTAATAAGCATTATCTGGATTGCATTTGGATACAGCTGGGTGTTTGGTACTAGTTTTGCCGCATCCGGTAATCCATTGAGCTTTATTATTGGTGGGTTTGATAAAGTATTCTTGCATGGTATAACCCTTAAGTCATTATCGACAGGAAATATTCCTGAAACATTATTTGCTCTGTATCAATGTATGTTCGCAGTGATTACTCCCGCGCTTATCATTGGTGCATTTGCCGAAAGAATTAAGTTTAAAGGTTTTCTGGTATATGCAATTCTTTGGTCAGTTATTGTTTACAACCCTATGGCCCACTGGGTATGGGGCGGCGGATGGATGCAAAAGATGGGAGCTTTAGACTTTGCTGGTGGAACTGTAGTTCATATTAACGCAGGTATTTCTGCTCTTGTAATGGCGATTATGCTAGGCTGCAGAAAAGGATATAAAGCAAGAGAATCTGTACTTACTCCAAATAGTACTCCTTTTGTATTCATTGGTACAGCTCTTTTATGGTTAGGTTGGATTGGGTTTAATGCAGGAAGTGGGTTGGCAGCAGATGGATTGGCAGCTAATGCCTTCCTTGTAACCCACTTTGCGGCATGTGTTTCTGCTATTGTGTGGATGTCTTTAGAATGGATCATAAATAAGAAACCAACAGTTATAGGTTTTTGTACCGGTGCTGTAGGTGGTCTTGTTGCAATTACTCCTGCGGCAGGAAGCTGTGATGTTCTTGGAGCATTCTTTATTGGATTGATCACTCCTATAATCTGTTTTATAATGGTTGCTTATGTGAAACCAAAATTGAAATATGATGATACACTTGATGCATTCGGTGTACATGGTGTTGGCGGTATTATTGGTTCTATCCTTACAGGTGTATTTGCTACTCGTGTAGTTACAGGTGGCGGTGGTGCACAAGGTGCTTTGTATGGTGACTGGCATCAATTATGGGTGCAGATTTTAGTAACATTGGCTACAATAGTATATAGTGCTGTACTTACTATTATCTTATTTTATATTGTAAATAAGACAATAGGACTTAGAGTAACAAAAGAAGAAGAATCTGTAGGTCTTGATATTTCTCAGCACGGAGAAATAGCTTATGACGAAGAAGAATAA
- a CDS encoding cell division protein ZapA produces MNDKIKINLQIADESFTMTINRDEEELYRKAAKQVNDRMNVYRSKYKPSGMPGAKVYGPKEFLSMVAFDFACNNLKLEEKNDTSPFTNKIEELTQELEEHFRKE; encoded by the coding sequence ATGAACGATAAAATAAAAATAAACCTGCAAATAGCAGACGAATCCTTTACAATGACTATTAATCGTGATGAGGAAGAGTTGTACAGGAAAGCTGCCAAGCAGGTAAACGATAGAATGAACGTGTATCGTTCAAAATATAAACCATCCGGAATGCCGGGGGCCAAAGTTTATGGTCCAAAAGAATTTTTGTCGATGGTTGCTTTTGATTTCGCATGTAATAATCTGAAATTGGAAGAAAAGAATGATACGTCACCTTTTACTAATAAAATTGAAGAACTGACACAGGAATTGGAAGAACACTTCAGAAAAGAGTAA
- a CDS encoding P-II family nitrogen regulator encodes MKKIEAIIRTSKFEEVKDALNKIGIEFFSFWEATGVGNEKNLQRTYRGEHGSTALIPRRLLTIVVRDENVRKTVDCLLDVAYTGQIGDGKIFVSPIDESWRIRTRESGDESLYSK; translated from the coding sequence ATGAAAAAGATTGAAGCAATTATTCGTACTTCAAAATTTGAAGAAGTAAAGGATGCTCTTAACAAAATTGGAATTGAATTTTTCTCATTTTGGGAAGCTACAGGTGTTGGAAATGAAAAGAATCTCCAGCGTACTTATCGTGGAGAACATGGCAGTACTGCATTAATCCCCCGCAGATTATTAACGATTGTGGTTCGTGATGAGAATGTCAGAAAAACAGTAGATTGTTTACTCGATGTTGCCTATACGGGGCAAATAGGAGATGGTAAAATCTTTGTTTCTCCAATTGACGAATCCTGGAGAATCCGTACACGCGAAAGTGGAGATGAATCATTATACTCAAAGTAA
- a CDS encoding LUD domain-containing protein, with the protein MNSKELILESIRKHTQTKYEKPELSVDAITYPDKQAKFCEMLQFVGGEFLILKEGEDLNEMIMGLNPDAKRIGSTLSYITCNTFNPDELENSTELNGTDLAIVEGVFGVAENGAVWMDQNVKHKALYFISEKLIIVLDKNKLVNNMHEAYRQMEIGQYGFGVFISGPSKTADIEQALVIGAHGPKGLMVILK; encoded by the coding sequence ATGAATAGTAAAGAGTTGATATTGGAAAGTATTCGTAAACATACTCAAACAAAATATGAAAAACCGGAATTGTCTGTTGATGCGATTACTTATCCCGACAAACAGGCTAAATTCTGTGAGATGTTGCAGTTTGTAGGGGGAGAGTTTTTGATTTTAAAAGAAGGTGAAGATCTTAATGAAATGATTATGGGACTTAATCCCGATGCAAAAAGGATTGGTTCTACTCTTTCATATATTACCTGCAACACTTTTAATCCCGATGAACTGGAGAATTCCACGGAGCTGAACGGAACCGATCTTGCCATTGTGGAAGGTGTGTTTGGCGTGGCTGAAAACGGAGCGGTGTGGATGGATCAGAATGTGAAGCATAAAGCGCTTTATTTTATTTCCGAGAAACTGATTATTGTGCTGGATAAAAATAAGCTAGTGAATAATATGCATGAAGCTTACCGGCAAATGGAAATAGGACAATATGGCTTCGGTGTATTTATTTCCGGTCCTTCAAAAACGGCAGATATAGAACAAGCTTTGGTGATTGGGGCGCATGGCCCTAAAGGATTAATGGTTATATTGAAATAA
- the rny gene encoding ribonuclease Y, with the protein MNVIIASILCFIVGGSLSYVLFRYILKTKYESTIKEAQVEAEVIKKNKLLEVKEKFLNKKADLEKEVALRNQKIQQAENKLKQRELVLNQKQEEIQRKKTEAEAVKENLEVQLGIVDKKKEELEKLQHQEREKLESISGLSAEEAKNRLVESLKEEAKTEASSFINDIMDDAKLTANKEAKRIVIQSIQRVATETAIENSVTVFHIESDEIKGRIIGREGRNIRALEAATGVEIVVDDTPEAIVLSAFDPVRREIARLALHQLVTDGRIHPARIEEVVAKVRKQVEEEIIETGKRTTIDLGIHGLHPELIRIIGKMKYRSSYGQNLLQHARETANLCAVMASELGLNPKKAKRAGLLHDIGKVPDEEPELPHALLGMKLAEKFKEKPDICNAIGAHHDETEMTSLFAPIVQVCDAISGARPGARREIVEAYIKRLNDLEQLAMSYPGVTKTYAIQAGRELRVIVGADKIDDKATESLSGEIAKKIQDEMTYPGQVKITVIRETRAISFAK; encoded by the coding sequence ATGAACGTAATAATAGCATCAATTTTATGCTTTATCGTGGGAGGCTCTCTTTCTTACGTTTTGTTTAGATATATTCTGAAAACAAAATATGAAAGCACCATCAAGGAAGCGCAGGTAGAAGCGGAAGTTATTAAGAAGAACAAGCTTCTGGAAGTAAAGGAAAAGTTTCTGAATAAGAAAGCTGACCTTGAGAAAGAAGTGGCTCTCCGTAACCAAAAGATTCAACAGGCAGAAAACAAGTTAAAACAACGTGAGCTTGTTCTGAACCAGAAACAAGAAGAAATACAGCGTAAGAAAACAGAAGCTGAAGCTGTAAAAGAGAATCTTGAAGTTCAACTAGGTATTGTTGATAAGAAAAAAGAAGAACTGGAAAAGCTTCAACATCAGGAAAGAGAGAAACTGGAATCAATTTCCGGACTTTCTGCTGAAGAAGCAAAGAACCGCCTGGTAGAATCATTGAAAGAAGAAGCTAAGACTGAAGCATCATCTTTCATCAATGACATCATGGATGATGCCAAACTTACAGCTAACAAAGAAGCTAAGAGAATTGTGATCCAGTCTATACAAAGGGTCGCTACTGAAACTGCTATTGAAAACTCTGTTACTGTGTTCCACATTGAGAGTGATGAAATAAAAGGCCGTATCATTGGACGTGAAGGTCGCAACATCCGCGCGCTTGAAGCTGCAACCGGAGTTGAAATTGTTGTTGACGATACTCCCGAAGCAATTGTATTATCTGCATTTGACCCGGTTCGCCGTGAAATTGCTCGCTTGGCTCTTCACCAATTGGTAACTGACGGACGTATTCACCCTGCCCGTATTGAGGAAGTGGTTGCAAAAGTCCGCAAACAAGTGGAAGAGGAAATCATTGAAACAGGTAAACGTACAACTATCGATCTTGGTATTCATGGATTGCACCCTGAATTAATCAGAATCATTGGTAAAATGAAATATCGTTCTTCTTACGGACAGAACTTATTGCAGCACGCTCGTGAAACAGCTAATCTTTGTGCAGTAATGGCTTCCGAACTAGGACTTAATCCTAAAAAAGCTAAACGTGCAGGATTATTGCATGATATTGGTAAGGTGCCTGATGAGGAACCAGAATTGCCACATGCATTGTTGGGTATGAAACTTGCTGAGAAGTTTAAAGAAAAGCCAGATATCTGCAACGCTATTGGTGCTCACCATGACGAAACAGAAATGACTAGTTTGTTTGCTCCGATTGTTCAGGTTTGTGATGCTATCTCTGGAGCACGTCCGGGAGCACGCCGTGAAATTGTTGAAGCTTACATCAAACGTTTGAATGATCTGGAACAATTGGCTATGTCTTACCCTGGAGTAACAAAGACTTATGCTATTCAGGCAGGTCGTGAACTTCGAGTAATTGTAGGTGCAGACAAGATTGACGATAAAGCTACAGAAAGCTTATCTGGCGAAATAGCTAAAAAGATTCAGGACGAAATGACTTATCCTGGTCAGGTTAAGATCACCGTTATCCGTGAAACTCGTGCTATCAGCTTTGCTAAATAG
- a CDS encoding solute carrier family 23 protein yields MDNNKQLNAFQKVTVGVQFLFVAFGATVLVPLLVGLDPSTALCTAGIGTLIFHLVTKGKVPIFLGSSFAFIAPIIKATELYGLAGTLSGLVAVGLVYGLMSALVAWRGTSFIRTLFPPVVIGPVIILIGISLCGTGVNMAKENWVLALCSLSTAILVTLLGKGLLKLIPIFCGIIVGFIIAFFFYGIDFTLVANAPWFALPKFVTPQFSWEAILFMIPVAIAPVIEHIGNIYAVNDVTGKDYVKDPGLHRTLLGDGIACMIAGTLGGPPVTTYSEVIGAMSLTKVTDPSVIRIAAVTGIVFSVIGKVSALLKVIPNSVLGGIMLLLFGMIASVGINNLIHARTNLGEPRNMIIVSLTLTIGIGGAVLQLGSFSMTGIGLAAILGVVLNLILPKERKEETA; encoded by the coding sequence ATGGACAATAACAAACAACTGAACGCATTTCAAAAGGTAACCGTCGGCGTTCAATTTCTTTTTGTGGCATTTGGGGCTACCGTTTTAGTCCCGCTGTTAGTTGGACTAGACCCATCAACAGCACTTTGCACCGCAGGAATAGGCACTTTAATCTTCCATTTAGTTACGAAAGGTAAAGTTCCTATTTTTTTGGGCAGCAGCTTCGCCTTCATCGCACCTATAATCAAAGCCACTGAACTATATGGGCTTGCAGGAACCCTTTCAGGATTAGTAGCTGTAGGTTTGGTTTATGGTTTAATGAGTGCACTTGTTGCATGGAGAGGAACTAGTTTCATTCGCACACTTTTCCCACCAGTTGTTATTGGACCAGTGATTATATTAATAGGTATCTCATTATGTGGAACCGGTGTTAATATGGCAAAAGAGAACTGGGTACTGGCATTATGTTCATTAAGCACCGCTATTTTAGTCACTCTGTTAGGAAAAGGCCTACTAAAATTAATTCCTATATTCTGCGGAATAATTGTAGGGTTTATTATTGCATTCTTTTTTTATGGAATAGATTTTACTCTGGTAGCAAATGCTCCCTGGTTTGCATTGCCTAAATTTGTGACGCCTCAATTCTCATGGGAAGCAATTCTATTCATGATCCCTGTTGCAATAGCTCCTGTCATTGAACATATAGGTAACATATATGCAGTGAATGATGTAACTGGAAAGGATTATGTAAAAGATCCCGGATTACACAGAACTTTGCTTGGCGATGGAATAGCTTGTATGATTGCAGGAACATTAGGAGGTCCTCCCGTTACAACTTATTCTGAAGTAATTGGAGCTATGTCACTAACCAAGGTTACAGATCCTTCAGTAATCCGCATTGCAGCAGTAACCGGAATTGTTTTTTCAGTGATAGGTAAAGTGAGTGCCCTACTTAAAGTTATCCCTAATTCTGTACTCGGAGGAATTATGTTATTATTGTTTGGTATGATAGCATCAGTTGGTATCAATAACTTAATTCATGCAAGGACCAATCTGGGCGAACCGCGCAACATGATTATCGTGTCTTTGACTTTAACTATAGGTATTGGAGGGGCAGTTCTTCAGTTGGGAAGTTTTTCCATGACAGGTATCGGATTGGCAGCTATTCTGGGAGTAGTGCTAAACCTTATTCTCCCCAAAGAGAGAAAAGAAGAGACAGCATAA